One window of the Crassaminicella thermophila genome contains the following:
- a CDS encoding UDP-N-acetylmuramoyl-L-alanyl-D-glutamate--2,6-diaminopimelate ligase, producing MKINELLNNVSIIETIGDMDIDIEGIAYDSRKVKNNYVFVCIIGIKTDGHNYIDQAVKNGAKVLILEKNIAPIEGVTIIKVENSRKALAIISSNFFKNPTKSMNIIGVTGTNGKTTTTHLIKNVLEKNDVNCGLIGTISYQILDKEYKANNTTPESLELQKLFQEMKDANVDTCAMEVSSHSLELDRVAGINYKIGVFTNLTADHMDFHKTIENYKNAKAKLFYQTSLANIINIDDKYGYEIADEIKKLNTKLVTYGINKKAEVYAEDICIFSKGCSFTLVTPKFKGKLKITTPGMFSVYNALAAIAVCYVLGYNFDQIKKGIESVKGVSGRFETVENTGDVTIIVDYSHTPDALENALNTIKQFVEGKIITVFGCGGDRDKIKRPMMGETAGKLSDYCIITSDNPRSEQPDAIIKDIEVGIKKTNCKYKMIVDRKEAIREAIKVSESKDIILIAGKGHETYQIIGDKIIDFDDKKVAQEILREER from the coding sequence ATGAAAATCAATGAATTGTTGAATAATGTATCAATTATTGAAACAATAGGAGATATGGATATAGATATAGAAGGGATTGCATATGATTCTAGAAAAGTTAAAAATAATTATGTATTTGTTTGTATCATTGGAATAAAAACTGATGGACATAATTATATTGATCAAGCAGTTAAAAATGGGGCAAAAGTTTTAATATTGGAAAAAAATATTGCACCAATAGAAGGGGTTACGATTATAAAAGTAGAAAATAGTAGAAAAGCTTTGGCAATAATTTCATCTAATTTTTTTAAAAATCCAACAAAAAGCATGAATATAATAGGGGTTACTGGTACTAATGGAAAAACAACTACAACACATTTGATAAAAAATGTTTTAGAAAAAAATGATGTAAATTGCGGATTGATAGGAACCATATCATATCAAATTTTAGATAAAGAATATAAAGCAAATAATACAACACCTGAATCTTTAGAATTACAAAAATTATTTCAAGAAATGAAAGATGCTAATGTAGATACTTGTGCTATGGAAGTTTCATCTCATTCACTAGAGTTAGATAGAGTAGCAGGAATTAACTATAAAATAGGTGTATTTACAAATTTAACAGCAGATCATATGGATTTTCATAAAACAATTGAAAATTACAAAAATGCAAAAGCAAAACTTTTTTATCAGACCTCTTTAGCGAATATTATAAATATTGATGATAAATATGGATATGAGATTGCTGATGAAATAAAAAAACTAAATACGAAGCTTGTAACATATGGGATTAACAAAAAGGCAGAGGTCTATGCAGAGGATATCTGTATTTTTTCAAAGGGTTGTTCATTTACATTAGTTACACCTAAATTTAAGGGCAAGTTAAAAATCACAACTCCAGGAATGTTTTCAGTATATAATGCTTTAGCAGCTATAGCAGTATGCTATGTTTTAGGGTATAATTTTGATCAAATAAAAAAAGGGATTGAATCTGTAAAGGGTGTTTCAGGCCGTTTCGAAACTGTAGAAAATACAGGTGATGTTACAATTATTGTTGACTATTCTCATACACCAGATGCATTGGAAAATGCATTAAATACAATAAAACAATTTGTAGAGGGAAAAATCATAACAGTATTTGGATGTGGTGGAGATAGAGATAAGATTAAAAGACCTATGATGGGAGAAACTGCTGGTAAACTTTCAGATTATTGTATTATTACAAGTGATAATCCTAGGTCAGAACAACCGGATGCAATTATTAAAGATATTGAAGTAGGAATAAAAAAGACAAATTGTAAATATAAAATGATAGTAGATAGAAAAGAAGCAATAAGAGAAGCAATAAAAGTTAGTGAATCTAAGGATATTATATTAATTGCAGGAAAAGGTCATGAAACCTATCAGATTATAGGAGATAAAATAATTGATTTTGATGATAAAAAAGTAGCTCAGGAAATACTGAGGGAGGAAAGATAA
- the mraY gene encoding phospho-N-acetylmuramoyl-pentapeptide-transferase: MIQYKQLITTIVISFFITLILGPIVIPILQRLKVGQSIRDEGPKTHMLKSGTPTMGGLIMITAICVTTLTSGMLNRDLYVILFATISFGLIGFIDDFIKVVLKRNLGLKAYQKLIGQIIVAIIIAVYQSSISISSTKIFIPFMNQYLDFGILYIPFIATVVVATANSVNLTDGLDGLAAGVTLIVSSFFSLIAMNWGYPSIAVFCGALTGACLGFLRFNAHPAKVFMGDTGSMALGGAIATIAILMNLTLLIPIVGGIYFVEALSVILQVASYKITGKRIFRMSPLHHHYELKGWKETKVVVVFWSVTLLLCIVGLFSLN, translated from the coding sequence ATGATACAATATAAGCAACTAATAACAACAATAGTCATTTCATTCTTTATTACACTAATTTTAGGACCAATTGTTATACCTATATTACAAAGATTAAAGGTAGGACAAAGCATAAGGGATGAAGGGCCAAAAACACATATGTTAAAATCAGGAACGCCAACAATGGGTGGATTGATTATGATTACTGCTATTTGTGTAACAACTTTAACATCTGGAATGTTAAATAGAGACTTATATGTTATTTTATTTGCAACAATTTCTTTTGGGCTAATAGGATTTATAGATGATTTTATAAAAGTAGTATTAAAAAGAAACTTAGGACTTAAAGCTTACCAAAAATTGATTGGGCAAATTATTGTTGCTATAATAATAGCTGTTTATCAGTCTTCTATATCTATATCTAGTACAAAAATATTCATACCATTTATGAATCAATATTTGGATTTTGGTATTTTATATATTCCATTTATTGCTACAGTTGTAGTTGCGACAGCAAATAGTGTGAATCTAACAGATGGTCTTGACGGGTTGGCTGCAGGGGTTACATTGATTGTTTCATCTTTTTTCAGTTTAATAGCAATGAATTGGGGATATCCTAGTATTGCTGTATTTTGTGGAGCGTTAACAGGAGCATGTTTAGGGTTTTTAAGATTTAATGCTCATCCAGCGAAAGTATTTATGGGAGATACTGGTTCTATGGCATTAGGTGGTGCCATTGCAACTATTGCAATTCTTATGAATTTAACCCTCCTAATTCCTATTGTGGGAGGAATTTATTTTGTAGAAGCATTGTCTGTTATATTACAAGTAGCATCTTATAAGATAACAGGAAAAAGAATTTTTAGAATGAGTCCACTTCATCATCATTACGAACTAAAGGGGTGGAAGGAAACTAAAGTTGTTGTTGTATTTTGGTCTGTTACCCTATTATTGTGTATAGTAGGACTATTTAGTTTAAATTAA
- a CDS encoding UDP-N-acetylmuramoyl-tripeptide--D-alanyl-D-alanine ligase, whose translation MRLTIQEVIEATNGELIRGDKKDIVIGVSTDSRSINKNELFIPLIGKKFNGHDFIENAIKLGASAILTSQRIKENKLDYVSVIKVKDTLKALQDLARYYISKFNIIVIGVTGSTGKTSTKDMIYSVLSKKYKVLKNQGNFNNHIGLPLTVFDLKKEHEIAILEMGMSGFDEIDLLANIVKPNIAVITNIGLSHIENLGSQENILNAKMEITNYFDETNTLIVNGDDQLLKNIENNGINFHKYFVGLGTNCNYQAVNINDLGEDGISFDVLIDKKAYPFRLNVPGIHNVYNALYAIAIGKILNVDIKLIYDGIKDFKGSKMRLNILTTNEEIKVINDAYNASPDSMRAAIAVLSKMSKNRRIAVLGDMLEMGEYSTKGHYDVGIEVAKQSVELLITIGEKAKNIAKGAIENGFDKKNIFLCKNNKEAINILKDLLQRKDAVLIKGSRGMRMEEIVEYIQERS comes from the coding sequence ATGAGGTTGACTATACAAGAAGTAATTGAAGCTACAAATGGCGAACTTATAAGAGGTGATAAGAAAGATATTGTTATTGGAGTTTCAACTGATTCAAGAAGCATAAACAAAAATGAGTTGTTTATTCCTTTGATCGGAAAAAAATTTAATGGTCATGATTTTATTGAAAATGCTATAAAATTAGGTGCTAGCGCTATACTGACAAGTCAGAGAATTAAAGAGAATAAATTAGATTATGTATCTGTTATTAAAGTAAAAGATACTCTAAAAGCTCTTCAAGATCTTGCAAGATATTATATATCAAAATTTAATATAATTGTTATAGGGGTTACAGGTAGTACAGGAAAAACTTCAACGAAGGATATGATTTATTCTGTATTATCAAAAAAATATAAGGTTTTAAAGAATCAAGGAAATTTTAATAATCACATAGGTTTGCCATTGACTGTTTTTGATTTGAAAAAAGAGCATGAGATAGCCATACTAGAAATGGGAATGAGTGGATTTGATGAAATTGATTTGCTTGCAAATATAGTTAAACCTAACATTGCAGTAATTACAAATATTGGATTATCTCATATTGAAAATTTAGGATCGCAAGAAAATATTTTAAATGCTAAGATGGAAATAACAAATTACTTTGATGAAACGAATACATTAATTGTAAATGGGGATGACCAATTGTTAAAGAATATAGAAAACAACGGGATAAATTTTCATAAATACTTTGTAGGCTTAGGAACAAATTGTAATTATCAAGCTGTAAACATAAATGATTTAGGTGAAGATGGAATTAGTTTTGATGTGCTTATAGATAAAAAAGCATATCCATTTAGATTAAATGTTCCTGGAATACATAATGTATATAATGCTTTATATGCAATTGCTATTGGCAAGATTTTAAATGTTGATATAAAATTGATTTATGATGGGATAAAAGATTTTAAAGGAAGCAAAATGAGATTAAATATATTAACTACAAATGAAGAAATTAAAGTTATTAATGATGCTTACAATGCAAGTCCTGATTCAATGCGTGCTGCAATAGCTGTATTAAGTAAGATGAGCAAAAACAGGAGAATTGCAGTCCTTGGGGATATGCTTGAAATGGGAGAATATTCAACGAAAGGGCATTATGATGTAGGTATTGAAGTAGCGAAACAGTCTGTAGAATTATTAATTACGATTGGTGAAAAGGCAAAAAATATTGCAAAGGGTGCTATTGAAAATGGTTTTGATAAAAAAAATATATTTCTATGCAAAAACAATAAAGAAGCTATCAATATTTTAAAAGATTTACTACAAAGAAAAGATGCTGTACTGATAAAGGGATCAAGGGGAATGCGAATGGAGGAAATTGTAGAATACATACAAGAGAGGAGTTAA
- the murD gene encoding UDP-N-acetylmuramoyl-L-alanine--D-glutamate ligase has product MVIKDKRVLVIGLGISGIPTVNTLLSLGAKVTVNDKKTQEELKDILKELDTNKVDLILGKHPENMALFDLIILSPGVPTDLMFIQEARKMGVTIMGELELAYRLCEGKFVAITGTNGKTTTTALTGEIFKNAKKETYIVGNIGIAAISKIQEASADAIMVTEVSSFQLESIIDFKPKIAAILNITPDHLNRHKTMENYIKAKSNIFKNQDKNNYLVLNVDNEITYELRSLAKSIVIPFSRKQKLEKGAYVIDDYIVIKEENKKYEIICKVDELKIPGKHNLENALAAVAIAHWSGIDNKTIADTLRNFRGVEHRIEFVAEIEGVDFVNDSKGTNPDAAIRAIEAMKTPIVLIAGGMDKGSDFNEFLHSFQGKVKYLVLLGETAQKIKKTAQKNGFYEISIVENMEQAVQLAAKVAQVGDTVLLSPACASWDMYPSFEVRGKHFKECVNKLRG; this is encoded by the coding sequence TTGGTAATAAAAGACAAAAGGGTTTTGGTTATTGGCTTAGGGATCTCAGGCATACCAACAGTAAATACTTTACTATCATTAGGAGCAAAGGTAACAGTTAATGATAAGAAAACACAAGAAGAGCTTAAAGATATATTAAAAGAATTAGATACTAATAAAGTAGATCTTATATTAGGGAAACACCCAGAAAATATGGCTCTTTTTGATTTGATTATATTAAGTCCTGGTGTGCCAACAGATTTAATGTTTATTCAAGAAGCAAGAAAAATGGGTGTAACAATTATGGGAGAATTAGAATTAGCATATAGATTATGTGAAGGAAAATTTGTTGCAATAACTGGTACAAACGGAAAAACTACTACAACTGCATTAACAGGAGAAATATTTAAAAATGCGAAAAAAGAAACATATATTGTAGGAAATATTGGTATTGCAGCAATATCTAAAATTCAAGAAGCGAGTGCTGATGCAATAATGGTAACAGAGGTGAGCAGCTTTCAGCTTGAAAGTATTATAGATTTCAAACCAAAGATTGCAGCTATTTTAAATATCACACCAGATCATTTAAATAGACACAAAACAATGGAAAACTATATTAAAGCAAAATCAAATATATTTAAAAATCAAGATAAAAATAATTATTTAGTATTAAATGTAGATAATGAAATAACTTATGAATTGAGAAGTTTAGCCAAATCTATTGTAATACCTTTTAGTAGAAAACAAAAACTGGAAAAAGGAGCATATGTTATAGATGATTATATTGTTATAAAAGAAGAGAATAAAAAATATGAAATTATATGTAAAGTAGATGAATTGAAAATACCAGGAAAACATAATTTAGAAAATGCATTAGCAGCAGTTGCTATAGCACATTGGTCAGGTATTGATAATAAAACGATAGCAGATACATTAAGAAATTTTAGAGGTGTTGAACATAGAATAGAATTTGTAGCAGAAATTGAGGGTGTAGATTTTGTTAATGATTCAAAGGGAACAAATCCTGATGCAGCTATTCGTGCCATTGAAGCTATGAAAACACCAATTGTTTTAATCGCTGGAGGAATGGATAAAGGAAGCGATTTTAATGAGTTTTTACATTCGTTTCAAGGCAAGGTGAAATACTTGGTTTTATTAGGAGAAACAGCACAAAAAATTAAAAAGACAGCTCAAAAGAATGGATTTTATGAAATAAGCATTGTAGAAAATATGGAACAAGCAGTACAATTAGCTGCTAAGGTTGCACAAGTAGGCGATACAGTATTATTATCACCTGCATGTGCAAGTTGGGATATGTATCCTAGTTTTGAAGTTAGGGGTAAGCATTTTAAAGAATGTGTAA